Genomic DNA from Salvia miltiorrhiza cultivar Shanhuang (shh) chromosome 1, IMPLAD_Smil_shh, whole genome shotgun sequence:
GTACTCTTCGGGCAAGTACGAACTCTAATTCGTACTATTTCAAGAGAGTGAAAATCTCCGCACTCTTCGAATAAGCCGAGTCCATGAATCTTTTTAAGTGTTACAAATCAAGTTGTATCATGCGCCAAAACTATAAACATAATTTGATACTATCATCAGCATCCGGGATTATAATATTGCATATTAtctacataattaaaaattcatacaaaaaagAATTGATACAatcaaattaatcaatataacaatataTTAACAGAATTCAACATCAATTCTAATACTCCTCCGTCCTGGCTTTTGCTGttcagttgagaacggcacgagttttaataaagtgattgatgtgttgtgagtggaataagagtcccatattttatgtgagagttaaaataattaaagtggagtaaggatcccacctacttttatcaaaaatagaaatggataccaaaatatgggacgacaaaaaaaaaagttggatactaaaagctgggaggAGGGAGTAATTAAATTCCAACTGCGTGGAGTAAATATTTACACGCGGTAAATAGAATATCTCCGGAATCTagaaaatattttgttgaaGGTGAATTAGATTGGGCCCACAGTTCCCTATATATTCCGCCACCTCCACTTCTCTTCCTCGCTTGTTTTCTCAGAAGCCCGCTGTTTCACTACGTGCGAAAAAAAGCCCTAATTTGCCTTCAATTCAGTTGATCGAATGAATAAGCGCCCTTGCATCGGAACATCGTCGAAAAACCTCGACGCGGAGGCTGTCGGAGAACCGAAGACGGCTTCTCAGCCCTGCGCCGGCGGCGATCCGTCGCGGTCCAAGCTTCTCACCGTCGGTAATCCGGTAGGAGAATTTAATAGAGCCAGATCTGGTGGATTTTTGAACCAGTGTGGCTACTGCAAGAGGCAAATTCCGAGCAATTCCGACATCTTTATGTACGGGTATGGTTTCAattccctttctctctctttgctTTGCGATTATTGATCAAATTTGGTATACGattctttttccatttttcattcGGTTAATACTTGATTGTGGCGTTTTAGAGAGTTTTCTTTTACAGTAAGTTTCCTGATtgaattttctttaaaataaaaataaaattttattttaagtgCGGTTGCTTTCGTAGTTTTTCTTCGCGTTGAAATTTGTTTTTCTGCTTTTAATTTAAACTACTTTAGCGCTTTGTTGGCTATTTGTTAAATTGCTttataaaatttttttttgctttctgCTTTTGTGATTATGAAATGTATGAATTTGTAATTCGTAGAGGCTTGATTTGTTAGTTTGCGATCTTTTTCGTAATAAATGGTTCTCATTGACTGCATTCCTGAGTAGTTATGATTTTCATGATATCCTAATTAATTGTTTATTGACTAAATTTCTAATCTGCTGTGATAATTGTGTTTCCTTTCCTTATATAAATACCTTTTCAGGCAGGGTCTTTAAAGTCAacctaacttttttttttcggatTTTCAATTTTACGTTTCTTTCATTTTATTAGATTTGACTAAAACGATAAATTTAGCAatgattttgatttaatttcttatgCCGTCTGTCACTATTGTAAATTGATAATGACCttttgatttaaatatttttttcgttACGTAAATTATAAGTGGGTTCTCTCATATTATATAcgattaataaagtatatgtatgcatttatatgtgtatatatatattaaaaataaattcatatttttttcccAAGTGAAAattcagagaaatcaaaatcaTTCGTCGACCACCTAAATTTTTTATGTCCACTACCAATATATCTTCATAGGGAAATACTACAAATGGAAACAAATAACCCTAAATTTTTACTATAGTTTGTATTAAGCATGTACCTTACTAATTTGAAAGAAGTCGTGGTGTAAAACAGTAAAATGAATAATAAAGGAACCAAATGAATATACCAAATGAGTTTAACAAGTTCTTCAATCTATTATATTTGGGCTTTATTTGAAAATGGCTTTTGTTCCCTTTTGGAAATGTTTGTATATAATTGCaaatatctattttatttactaATCACCAAATGTATCTATGTGGTACTCTAAATGATTATGTTTTCATTTGTCTATATACGAAGTCACATTGAGACAAAGCTGGTtctactactactactaataataataataatatcacgaaaaatatttaaaatcaattGAGAAATTAGAAGAAGCTTTATAGTATTCTGTTAAGCTGTTTGCAACAGCATATTAGTATCCATTGATCCAAACTATATTATAAGATCTGCTATGTCCTATTTTATTTAAGTAGCACTACCACTGTATAAATCGAATGAAAATATTAGTAATCTGTGGTAAGCCTTAATGCAGAGACTTGTGTGGATTCTGCTCAGCCGAATGCCGCGACAAGCAGATGGAGCGGGATCAATCCGCAAAGGCAAAGCAGCGAGCAAATGCCAAATTGAAATGATGAGAAAAATGTAGTCTAAATTGTAGCAATTTCAGTACTAAGAGTAGATGCGTTGGCCGTAAATTTTAAAGATCACGGCTCACGCTTCTATCTGGAAGTAGCTAGATATTTTACAGATCTACTCTTCCACTTATACTACTCCACCCCTATAGGCtatgtagtttttttttctttctttcttttctaaaaaatcTTGACGAATAAAACTTGGTGTCTAGGTGCTTGTATGAGCTTGTTTGTTAGCGTGATAATGGTGTAATAAATATCTATTATAGTTTTATATTGTTTGCTTTAAAAATCAGTGTCATCGATTCAAATATATGTGATTATAATTACCATAATAAACTATATATCATAATTTCACTTTCtaccataattttatatactgctgataaattaatatttttaagcAAATACTATATGATATTAATGCCttatatgattaaaaaaaaacattttagtATGGCGGTATATTTTGCTGATAGCACtgtttttcgaaaaaaaaaaatctttcaatTTCTGTATTTTGAACCTGTAAGCTTCACATTGTACTTTATTTTCTCCTTTCTTGACCTAAAATTTGCACTTTTGCAATTAGCTCTGCCACACGTTTTATTGACTATCCTCCTTGATTAGTTGCTTTTTCACTGTCCTCCTTAACCTCGTAAACTATCCCCCCAAACCTTGGTTTTAGGGtggaaaagtaaaaaaaatatactacttCATCCGTTCTATTATAAATGAGACAGTAAATGAGACAGTTCTTTTAATCACGAGATTTAAGAAGTTggtatttaattatatgtataattaatgattttaaaagaaattaattcaaaaataatatcaAAAATAAGGGATGAGTATTAATTAGGgtgattaagaaaaataagagtgtaattaattttattaataaggtcttaaattttctaatttttattaaaaaaataaaacaactcACTTTCATTAGGACGACCCAAAAATGAATATGTCTCACTTTCGGTGTGTTTCGGTGGGATAGATGGAGccgtatatatataaaaaagaggGCTCTTCTTTTTGGCGAAGATAAAAAGAGGGCTCTTGGAGCACATGATTGCATGTAGTAAAGTACACCggtaaaaatagaaaaatatgaaAGCAGTGAAAAAAATGGGAGTTTCCTATTTTttttgggtgattctattcacagcccttattttactctttatagccccttatttaaaataataattaaaaataattataaatttactattttaccctatacTTTATAGCCACATTTATGTAGATGTAGATCCTTCAAATAGTTGTATAGCCCCCAACTTAAAATTCTGAAAACTACATTAAAGTATTATTGATTaatcttttccctcatttttcttttcttgtagtttgaatttttaagagtTCTTTGATGCAAAAATTTGACGAGGATTCAGTTGATAGTTGCATTGGCGTTTGAGCGTTATGGTGGCTTGTATTGAAGTTGGTGTTGctgttataattttaataagaGACTGGATTGGGTGGATTTGTCTCTACGGTTGGATGTAGCGACCGGTTGTTTCATTCATTGGGGCTTCTGGTTTTTCGATTCGGTTGCTTGTGTCGACTCTTGCTGTAGTTTGTAGATTGTAGTTGCAAGGTCTATAGTGTTATTGATTCGTTTATGCACTAAAtctagataaatttataatctTGATTTCTAATGTATTGACCAAGTATATTTGTGAATTCGGAAAAGGTATTGCCTATGTATTCTATGGTGATTTTGTTGCAATGCTCTGTTGCAGAACTGACGTTGTCGTTGATGTGTTCTTGAGAAATGGTCAATTTATACACTCTTTTCTATGTGGTGGACTGAAAGATATTCTTATGACTTCTTGTTCTGTTATTTTTCTATGGCTTAATCATTTTGCCTATTTTGATTGCAGTAAAATTTATTGGATCATACTTTCTCCAACAATTTTGTGTAAACTCACTTAGTTTGATTTATTCTGTTTTAGTCGGGGATagtaaaaattttataaattcaatttaatttggagtGATGAGATATagtgaaaaatagtaaatttataattatttttaattattattttaaataaggggTTATAAAGAGTCAATGgtggctatgaatagaatcaccttTTTTTAGGAAAGGAGTTTCCTATTAAGAAACCTGAACTGCAATAATTTACGTCAAAATGCAAACTTTTAACTCATCTTTCCTATTTGGGCTGATGTAAGGCCCAATGGGCTATCCGTGCAACATATGATGAGTTTAGTTACTGGTACGTATTAAATCTAAAGCTGTATCTAAGTTTTGcaaattaattcttatttttaaagcgtgtatttttatttttttttaggaatTAGGGAGGTGTGCTTTTAGCATAATAATATGAGTAGGTGtcaattttaacttttttaatGGATTGTAATAAATTTAGTTTCCATAAATAGATTAGTGAAGTTTCCAACACCGAAAACACAGTCTCGGTAAAATTGACGCCAAAATGTTAATGGGATAAGCCACGAAGCCCTCTATGGATACAAACTGACACATATGAGTTTACATGGATCAAAATTAACGTAaggtcatttaaaaaaataacgtAAGTCTTTGCAGTTTTAttatgggtaaatatcataaaaacccctgaagtatacccactttttcaaaaatatcctaaaactttcaaaatgttctctaaaccctcaaactatcagatttttatcaaatatatcccgcatttatttttcaatcaCCAAAAacatgatgtggctcgccggatgccacaatgtaatttatatttagtttttttaaaatgcaatgacaaaaacgacgtcatttcgtaccatattatttaaaaaaaattcactctgaaatttaaaattgactcctatcgtgtttgaaattcatgctaataacctagaattagggataaacacggtagaatatggtacgaaacgaagtcgtttttttcatgtcatttaacaaaatataatataaattacattgtggcatccggcgagccacatcacgtttttggtaaccgaaaaataaatgcaggatatatttgataaaaatatgatagtttgagggtttagagaatatTTCGAAAGTTTcggggtatttttgataaaatgggtatagttcaggggttttcatgatatttacccttttattATGCATGCATAATACTCAGCATGCACTTGCGGTTacgtattattattattattattattattattattattattattattattattattattattattattattattattattattattattattattactacgaGGTGGTCTtcggattattattattactaggTGGTCTTCTGTATAATCCGAGTGTACCATACACTCGGGTTATACCCGATCCGGATCTTGATTTAGTTAGACTATCCTGAGTCCCTGACccattttttattgaaatgacactaacactaacacggaATGACACTAACGCTAACACgatcttggaatgacactaacactattttattttacaaatgacactatttcgaaaataacactaacactattttattttacagaTGACACTTTttcgaaaatgacactaacactatatcgaaatgatactaacacttgacattcgaGTAGGATAGTCCAGTTAGATCAAATTCGGGTCGGGTAcgacccgggtgtaccgtacacccggatgtacaggagattttgtgtattgaaaatgaagaaaaagttgttgagtgtattgggaatggtgaaaagttattttaattagtattgagagtagtggggtatagtccaaaaatagataagaagttcttttgtg
This window encodes:
- the LOC130999357 gene encoding FCS-Like Zinc finger 6-like, translated to MNKRPCIGTSSKNLDAEAVGEPKTASQPCAGGDPSRSKLLTVGNPVGEFNRARSGGFLNQCGYCKRQIPSNSDIFMYGDLCGFCSAECRDKQMERDQSAKAKQRANAKLK